Sequence from the Miscanthus floridulus cultivar M001 chromosome 16, ASM1932011v1, whole genome shotgun sequence genome:
ATAAATATGAGGGGTTAAATGAAAAACACTTTTGAGTATGCCACCTCAACAAAAGAGATGCCACATGGTTGGTATGGACCTGCGGTGCATCACTCAACAAGTTCAGGGGTTCAGAAATATATTTTCAAAGTTCATGGACCCATGTGACACACACTTGCAAGTTCGAGGAGCGCTAATGCATTTAACTCATTTTACAATGTCCCTAATTTGAACCAATATTTGTAATGGTTAATTTTACAATGTCTCTAATTTGAAGTTTTATACTGCAGTGAATATACTAGAACACCTATACCCCTACCCCAATGGCAATATTCCACGGAAATGTTCGATTAGCTAATATTTGTATAATCGATTTTAATTTTGTGATGTCTCTAATTTGAACTATAATATTTGTAATAATGGATTTTAATTTTGCAGTATCTCTAATTTGAACTTTTATACTGCAACTGAAATCTGAATATACTAGAACAATACTCCAATGGCAATTATACTGCACTGAACcaagcggtggggctaggggggctccagcccccctaccgctcgcgagcaagcgaagccccgtagagccgtcgtctgaaatttcagctatagatgtacaggtaggaggggctgagatttGTTAAACCTCTTTTCTTACTAAATTATCGTTGTTTAGACCCTCCTAAaatttttcctagcttcgtccCTGCACTGAACTAATATCTCGTGCTCACAGCTAAAGCTCAGAAAACTTGGATCCGAGCCCTGTGGGCCACGGTCCGCGCCAACGGGGAGGTCGCGCGGGAACGGAGGAGGAGGATTCGCCGGATGCCAGGATCAGGATGGGGTGGGGGCGTGGGGCAGCGGGTGAAACAGTGATGGCGTGTCGTATGGCGATTGTCCCCGCTGGAGAGTCGTTCGTTTTGGTTCAGAGTTAAATAACTGTGGAGTATCATATCGAGTAGCTTCTTGAGATGCTCAGTTTGTACAATCTACTGTGCATTGGTCCTGCAACTGCAAACATTTAGTTGAGGCATGCTTACTGACGATCTAAGGAGAACGGGTTGTAAGTCTtctgaaaaagagagagagagagagaaacaatgTCCTATGATAATCTCGGAGCATTCAGCTTTGGCATTATCGCTATTGGTTCTACGGGCGGCGCAAATATACGATCACAGTCAGAAGCAAATAAAAGTCAGGACCAAATAGTGACATCGATGTAACTTTCAAGGCAGAAATTCCTAGACGATTGCAAGCAACTGGAAGTGTGTTTTTTTCACTAGTCCACATTATATTGACCATTGCAAGACTTACATGACTCCACTATCTACTCTCTATAACGACTTTCTGAACTATATCTAATATACGGAGTACGTACCATCTTAAAACTAAGAAGACACACTACCAGCATCTAAACTCGACGAAACCATCTACGGTGACGCTGAAGGAGGTGTAGCAGGCGTCGTCGGCGGCTCTGCTGGCGTAGGAGGCATTATCGGCGGCACCTGTTGCGCTGTCAATCAAATATGAACGAACAAGCATCAGCATCACCAGCAGATTAATCTCCTTGCGACGAAAGGAAGCATACATAAAATCTGTGGAATCTCATAATGCGAGGCATTGTAACTTACAGTTGCACGCGAAGAGCGTTTGGAGCGGCAGCACGGTGCCGCAGGCGAGCGGGAGGATGAGCATGCGGATGGGGTCGACGGGCTTGGGCAAGAACTGGTTCATGTCCCCGTTCATGCCGTGGCAGAGGCAGATGGGCGCGTCGCTGACGACGGACTTGAGCCCGTCGCAGCACTCGCCGGGGGGCGTCAGCACGGTGATGTTGGTCAGGTAGTCCGTGCACGGCAGCATGCCAGCCAGCGGCGTCATGCACTCCTCCGGTTGGGGCTGCCGCGGCGGAGGAGAGAACGACGTCAAGCTGGCACCCAGGTTGCCGGCGCCTTGGAGAGGCGGAGACGACGACCCCGGCGGCGGGAGGAGCGGGATCAGTGGCTGCAACAGGCCGATGACGCCGCCCAGCCCCGGGAAAAGCAGGCCCAGGATGGCGGCCAGTAGGTTTGGCGGTAGGCCAGCGGGGATGCCCGCCGGAGGTGTCGTCGATGGGCGTGCCACGCCGCCGGCTGCTGCTTGGTCGGCCACCTTTTCAGCTGCTTCTTGGCCTGCGGCCGCGGGCTTGAATGCTTGCTGGACGACTTGGACCCTCGCCGCTTCCGAGGgatgcagcgccgccgccgccatggcgaaGGCGAAGAACAGGGCGATGAGCTTGGGCGAAGCCATGTCGAATTGGAGGACGATGCTATGGCGCTTTGCCTAATTTTTTGTGTTGTA
This genomic interval carries:
- the LOC136513932 gene encoding non-specific lipid transfer protein GPI-anchored 4-like, which produces MASPKLIALFFAFAMAAAALHPSEAARVQVVQQAFKPAAAGQEAAEKVADQAAAGGVARPSTTPPAGIPAGLPPNLLAAILGLLFPGLGGVIGLLQPLIPLLPPPGSSSPPLQGAGNLGASLTSFSPPPRQPQPEECMTPLAGMLPCTDYLTNITVLTPPGECCDGLKSVVSDAPICLCHGMNGDMNQFLPKPVDPIRMLILPLACGTVLPLQTLFACNSQQVPPIMPPTPAEPPTTPATPPSASP